In one window of Nitrospinota bacterium DNA:
- a CDS encoding flagellar basal body P-ring protein FlgI, with protein sequence MFRLRITVSVIITIILIILLIHGTSEAVRVKDIADVQGVRKNQLIGYGLVIGLDGTGDSKSTQFTIQTLVGLLGRMGITVDPNLVKVNNVAAVMVTANLPPFAKVGSKIDVIVSSIGDTESLQGGTLLLTPLKAPNGKVYAVAQGPVSIGGFSAKGAAASVQQNHPTVAQIPGGAVIEKEVSTSFFDKKLLSINLHNPDFTTATRLVNAINSTIEEKIAVAIDPATVEVKVPERYKGKIVEYLASLENLEITPDSRAKIVLDERTGTIVVGANVRISTVAISHGNLTIQIKEVPEVSQPTPLSTGTTTVVPRTELSTTEQEASLLIMPSATSIGELAKGLNAVGVTPRDFIAIIQAIKAAGALQAELEII encoded by the coding sequence ATGTTTAGGTTACGGATTACTGTTTCGGTCATCATAACGATAATATTGATAATATTATTAATCCATGGAACGTCTGAAGCAGTAAGGGTTAAAGATATTGCCGATGTTCAGGGTGTAAGAAAAAACCAACTTATTGGCTATGGACTCGTTATAGGTTTAGATGGAACAGGAGATAGTAAGAGTACTCAATTTACCATTCAGACTTTAGTTGGATTGTTAGGGAGGATGGGAATTACCGTTGATCCAAATCTTGTAAAGGTAAATAACGTCGCTGCTGTTATGGTTACGGCAAACCTTCCCCCCTTTGCGAAGGTAGGCTCTAAAATTGATGTGATCGTCAGCTCCATTGGTGATACTGAAAGCCTTCAAGGGGGTACTCTGTTATTAACCCCCCTAAAAGCTCCGAATGGAAAAGTCTATGCGGTGGCTCAAGGCCCTGTCTCTATAGGTGGATTTTCTGCAAAAGGAGCAGCAGCCTCAGTACAACAGAATCATCCTACTGTAGCTCAAATACCAGGGGGCGCAGTCATTGAAAAAGAAGTTTCTACTTCTTTCTTTGATAAAAAGTTATTATCGATAAACCTCCATAACCCTGATTTTACAACTGCAACAAGGCTTGTTAATGCAATTAACAGCACGATTGAAGAAAAAATTGCTGTAGCCATAGATCCTGCTACAGTGGAGGTTAAAGTTCCAGAGCGCTATAAGGGGAAAATAGTAGAATATTTAGCCTCTTTAGAAAATCTAGAGATCACCCCCGATAGCAGAGCGAAAATCGTTTTGGATGAAAGGACAGGAACTATAGTGGTAGGAGCCAATGTCAGAATTTCAACTGTTGCAATATCACATGGAAACCTAACCATTCAAATCAAAGAAGTGCCTGAAGTTTCTCAGCCTACTCCTTTATCAACAGGAACGACGACTGTTGTTCCACGAACAGAACTCAGCACGACAGAACAAGAGGCTAGCTTATTGATTATGCCTTCTGCTACAAGTATAGGTGAATTGGCAAAAGGTCTAAATGCTGTTGGTGTAACCCCAAGAGATTTTATAGCGATAATACAAGCAATAAAGGCAGCAGGAGCATTACAGGCAGAGCTGGAGATTATTTAA
- a CDS encoding flagellar basal body L-ring protein FlgH: protein MLKRFFHLFQTIILISIFCFFTGCAGDINKARPTPEQRSSKSLIKTEIDKVKYEGSLWEENNPQSLLFYDTKARGINDIVVVNIVENVTGSSSANTDLYRETETKLKLSDFFGFFAPGTGIGIKGVNPNLIKSSASVPTIDSTTKNDYEGEGTTKREGSIIASISVTIVDVLENGNFYVEGKRNMKINNEEQYLYLKGVIRPQDISANNTIPSTLVADAQIDLSGHGVVSEKQRPGWFTRVLDYLLPF from the coding sequence ATGTTAAAAAGATTTTTTCATTTATTCCAAACAATAATTTTGATTTCCATTTTTTGCTTTTTTACTGGATGTGCTGGAGATATAAATAAAGCCAGACCGACCCCTGAACAGAGAAGCAGCAAAAGTCTCATTAAGACAGAGATTGATAAAGTCAAATATGAGGGTTCTCTCTGGGAGGAGAACAATCCCCAGAGCCTTCTTTTCTACGATACTAAGGCCAGAGGTATCAATGATATTGTCGTTGTAAATATAGTTGAAAATGTTACTGGATCTAGCAGTGCAAATACTGATTTATATAGAGAAACAGAAACCAAATTAAAACTATCAGACTTTTTTGGTTTTTTTGCTCCAGGAACAGGGATAGGGATAAAAGGCGTTAATCCTAATCTCATAAAATCATCCGCCTCTGTTCCAACTATAGATTCTACTACTAAAAATGATTATGAGGGAGAAGGTACGACCAAAAGAGAAGGAAGCATTATTGCAAGTATTTCGGTTACGATTGTAGATGTCCTAGAGAATGGCAACTTTTACGTAGAAGGAAAGAGGAACATGAAGATTAATAATGAAGAACAATATCTCTATTTGAAAGGTGTTATCAGGCCTCAAGATATCTCTGCAAACAATACTATTCCATCCACCTTAGTAGCAGATGCCCAGATTGATTTAAGTGGTCATGGGGTCGTGAGTGAAAAACAAAGGCCAGGGTGGTTTACTCGGGTGTTAGATTATCTCTTACCATTCTGA